A genomic region of Acipenser ruthenus chromosome 9, fAciRut3.2 maternal haplotype, whole genome shotgun sequence contains the following coding sequences:
- the LOC117405460 gene encoding putative ATP-dependent RNA helicase an3 isoform X9, with the protein MSHVAVENALGLDQQLAGLDLNSAADGQGGGVSGRRYIPPHLRNKEASKNDSPGWDNGQGNNGFVNGYHDDRDSRMNGGNSFGGRGGSTRGDRGGRGGYRGNRGGGSFNQSQPIQNTGFAYDKDNSVWNKDQRDPYTSFGGRNDRGKSSFYSDRGTGSRGRYDRGGFSSRDGGGSSRWVEDNSRDEDWSKPLSPNERVEQELFSGGNTGINFEKYDDIPVEATGSNCPPHIESFQDVEMGEIIMGNINLTSYTRPTPVQKYAIPIIKSRRDLMACAQTGSGKTAAFLLPVLSQIYTEGPGEALQAAKANPQENGKYGRRKQYPLALILAPTRELALQIYDEARKFAYRSKVRPCVVYGGADIGQQIRDLERGCHLLVATPGRLVDMMERGKIGLEYCKYLVLDEADRMLDMGFEPQIRRIVEQDAMPPKGIRHTMMFSATFPKEIQILARDFLEEYIFLAVGRVGSTSENITQKVVWVEEGDKRSFLLDLLNATGKDSLTLVFVETKKGADALEDFLYREGYACTSIHGDRSQRDREEALLQFRSGRCPILVATAVAARGLDISNVKHVINFDLPSDIEEYVHRIGRTGRVGNLGLATSFFNEKNSNITKDLLDILVEAKQEVPSWLESLAYEHQHKSTGRGRSKRFSGGFGARDYRQTSNTANSFGSRGSRPGGGHGGNRGFGGGGGFGNFYSSDGYGGNYNSQVDWWGN; encoded by the exons ATTCTCCTGGCTGGGACAATGGACAAGGAAACAATGGCTTTGTGAATGGATATCATGATGATAGGGATTCTAGGATGAATGGTGGCAACAGCtttggaggaagaggaggatccACACGAGGTGACAGAGGTGGGCGTGGAGGGTATCGTGGCAACAGAGGTGGTGGCTCCTTTAACCAGTCCCAACCAATTCAGAATACAG GCTTCGCATATGATAAAGATAACTCTGTATGGAACAAAGACCAGAGGGACCCCTACACTAGCTTTGGAGGGCGTAACGATAGAGGAAAGTCCTCTTTCTATAGTGACCGTGGAACTGGGTCAAGAGGAAG GTATGACCGTGGAGGATTTAGCTCCCGGGACGGTGGCGGAAGCAGCCGATGGGTTGAGGACAATTCCCGTGACGAAGATTGGTCAAAACCGCTGTCACCTAATGAACGTGTGGAACA agaGCTTTTCTCTGGAGGCAACACGGGAATTAACTTTGAAAAGTATGATGACATTCCCGTTGAGGCCACTGGCTCCAATTGCCCTCCACATATTGAAAGT TTCCAAGATGTGGAAATGGGAGAAATCATTATGGGTAACATAAATTTAACCAGTTACACTCGACCTACTCCAGTGCAGAAATATGCTATTCCAATAATCAAATCAAGGAGGGACTTGATGGCTTGTGCTCAGACAG GCTCTGGGAAAACTGCAGCGTTTTTACTTCCAGTTctcagccaaatctacactgaaGGTCCAGGAGAGGCTTTACAAGCGGCAAAAGCCAACCCCCAG GAAAATGGAAAATATGGACGCCGTAAACAGTATCCACTCGCTTTGATTCTGGCCCCAACCCGAGAACTGGCACTCCAGATCTATGATGAAGCAAGAAAG tttgccTACCGTTCCAAAGTACGTCCATGTGTAGTATATGGTGGGGCTGACATCGGACAGCAAATTCGTGACCTGGAAAGAGGCTGTCATCTCCTGGTAGCTACTCCTGGCCGTCTTGTAGACATGATGGAGAGGGGAAAGATTGGTCTGGAATATTGCAA gtatCTGGTGCTGGATGAAGCAGACAGAATGCTTGACATGGGTTTTGAACCTCAAATTCGTCGCATTGTTGAGCAAGACGCCATGCCTCCAAAAGGAATCCGTCACACCATGATGTTCAGTGCTACTTTCCCTAAAGAAATCCAG ATCCTTGCTCGTGACTTTCTGGAAGAGTACATTTTCTTGGCTGTGGGCCGTGTTGGGTCCACCTCCGAGAACATCACCCAGAAAGTTGTTTGGGTAGAAGAGGGAGATAAGCGTTCCTTCCTGCTTGATCTGCTGAATGCTACAG GCAAGGACTCCTTGACTCTGGTATTTGTGGAAACCAAGAAAGGTGCAGATGCCCTTGAGGACTTCTTGTACCGTGAAGGCTATGCTTGCACCAGTATCCATGGAGACCgttcacagagagacagagaggaagcTCTTCTCCAGTTCCGTTCAGGAAGGTGCCCAATTTTGGTGGCCACAGCT GTGGCAGCTCGTGGCTTGGACATTTCTAATGTGAAACATGTGATTAACTTTGATCTTCCAAGTGACATTGAAGAATATGTCCATCGCATTGGCCGTACTGGCCGTGTAGGAAACCTTG GTCTGGCAACCTCATTTTTCAATGAGAAGAACAGTAACATTACCAAGGACCTCCTTGATATTCTAGTTGAAGCCAAACAGGAGGTTCCCTCCTGGCTGGAGAGCCTGGCTTACGAGCACCAGCACAAGAGCACTGGACGTGGGCGTTCCAAGAG GTTTTCTGGTGGATTTGGCGCAAGAGACTATCGTCAGACCAGCAATACTGCCAACAGCTTTGGCAGCCGTGGAAGCCGTCCTGGGGGAGGTCACGGTGGAAACAGAGgatttggtggtggtg GTGGCTTTGGAAACTTTTACAGCAGTGACGGTTATGGaggaaactacaactcccagGTTGACTGGTGGGGAAACTGA
- the LOC117405460 gene encoding putative ATP-dependent RNA helicase an3 isoform X5, translating into MSHVAVENALGLDQQLAGLDLNSAADGQGGGVSGRRYIPPHLRNKEASKNAGNAYTSGRYSGYSLPTVRSYSPGWDNGQGNNGFVNGYHDDRDSRMNGGNSFGGRGGSTRGDRGFAYDKDNSVWNKDQRDPYTSFGGRNDRGKSSFYSDRGTGSRGRYDRGGFSSRDGGGSSRWVEDNSRDEDWSKPLSPNERVEQELFSGGNTGINFEKYDDIPVEATGSNCPPHIESFQDVEMGEIIMGNINLTSYTRPTPVQKYAIPIIKSRRDLMACAQTGSGKTAAFLLPVLSQIYTEGPGEALQAAKANPQENGKYGRRKQYPLALILAPTRELALQIYDEARKFAYRSKVRPCVVYGGADIGQQIRDLERGCHLLVATPGRLVDMMERGKIGLEYCKYLVLDEADRMLDMGFEPQIRRIVEQDAMPPKGIRHTMMFSATFPKEIQILARDFLEEYIFLAVGRVGSTSENITQKVVWVEEGDKRSFLLDLLNATVIPSEVQENASEISDKPGKDSLTLVFVETKKGADALEDFLYREGYACTSIHGDRSQRDREEALLQFRSGRCPILVATAVAARGLDISNVKHVINFDLPSDIEEYVHRIGRTGRVGNLGLATSFFNEKNSNITKDLLDILVEAKQEVPSWLESLAYEHQHKSTGRGRSKRFSGGFGARDYRQTSNTANSFGSRGSRPGGGHGGNRGFGGGGGGFGNFYSSDGYGGNYNSQVDWWGN; encoded by the exons caggaAATGCTTATACTTCTGGTAGATACAGCGGTTATTCACTCCCCACAGTAAGGAGCT ATTCTCCTGGCTGGGACAATGGACAAGGAAACAATGGCTTTGTGAATGGATATCATGATGATAGGGATTCTAGGATGAATGGTGGCAACAGCtttggaggaagaggaggatccACACGAGGTGACAGAG GCTTCGCATATGATAAAGATAACTCTGTATGGAACAAAGACCAGAGGGACCCCTACACTAGCTTTGGAGGGCGTAACGATAGAGGAAAGTCCTCTTTCTATAGTGACCGTGGAACTGGGTCAAGAGGAAG GTATGACCGTGGAGGATTTAGCTCCCGGGACGGTGGCGGAAGCAGCCGATGGGTTGAGGACAATTCCCGTGACGAAGATTGGTCAAAACCGCTGTCACCTAATGAACGTGTGGAACA agaGCTTTTCTCTGGAGGCAACACGGGAATTAACTTTGAAAAGTATGATGACATTCCCGTTGAGGCCACTGGCTCCAATTGCCCTCCACATATTGAAAGT TTCCAAGATGTGGAAATGGGAGAAATCATTATGGGTAACATAAATTTAACCAGTTACACTCGACCTACTCCAGTGCAGAAATATGCTATTCCAATAATCAAATCAAGGAGGGACTTGATGGCTTGTGCTCAGACAG GCTCTGGGAAAACTGCAGCGTTTTTACTTCCAGTTctcagccaaatctacactgaaGGTCCAGGAGAGGCTTTACAAGCGGCAAAAGCCAACCCCCAG GAAAATGGAAAATATGGACGCCGTAAACAGTATCCACTCGCTTTGATTCTGGCCCCAACCCGAGAACTGGCACTCCAGATCTATGATGAAGCAAGAAAG tttgccTACCGTTCCAAAGTACGTCCATGTGTAGTATATGGTGGGGCTGACATCGGACAGCAAATTCGTGACCTGGAAAGAGGCTGTCATCTCCTGGTAGCTACTCCTGGCCGTCTTGTAGACATGATGGAGAGGGGAAAGATTGGTCTGGAATATTGCAA gtatCTGGTGCTGGATGAAGCAGACAGAATGCTTGACATGGGTTTTGAACCTCAAATTCGTCGCATTGTTGAGCAAGACGCCATGCCTCCAAAAGGAATCCGTCACACCATGATGTTCAGTGCTACTTTCCCTAAAGAAATCCAG ATCCTTGCTCGTGACTTTCTGGAAGAGTACATTTTCTTGGCTGTGGGCCGTGTTGGGTCCACCTCCGAGAACATCACCCAGAAAGTTGTTTGGGTAGAAGAGGGAGATAAGCGTTCCTTCCTGCTTGATCTGCTGAATGCTACAG TAATTCCGAGTGAGGTTCAGGAAAACGCAAGTGAAATCTCCGACAAACCTG GCAAGGACTCCTTGACTCTGGTATTTGTGGAAACCAAGAAAGGTGCAGATGCCCTTGAGGACTTCTTGTACCGTGAAGGCTATGCTTGCACCAGTATCCATGGAGACCgttcacagagagacagagaggaagcTCTTCTCCAGTTCCGTTCAGGAAGGTGCCCAATTTTGGTGGCCACAGCT GTGGCAGCTCGTGGCTTGGACATTTCTAATGTGAAACATGTGATTAACTTTGATCTTCCAAGTGACATTGAAGAATATGTCCATCGCATTGGCCGTACTGGCCGTGTAGGAAACCTTG GTCTGGCAACCTCATTTTTCAATGAGAAGAACAGTAACATTACCAAGGACCTCCTTGATATTCTAGTTGAAGCCAAACAGGAGGTTCCCTCCTGGCTGGAGAGCCTGGCTTACGAGCACCAGCACAAGAGCACTGGACGTGGGCGTTCCAAGAG GTTTTCTGGTGGATTTGGCGCAAGAGACTATCGTCAGACCAGCAATACTGCCAACAGCTTTGGCAGCCGTGGAAGCCGTCCTGGGGGAGGTCACGGTGGAAACAGAGgatttggtggtggtggtg GTGGCTTTGGAAACTTTTACAGCAGTGACGGTTATGGaggaaactacaactcccagGTTGACTGGTGGGGAAACTGA
- the LOC117405460 gene encoding ATP-dependent RNA helicase DDX3X-like isoform X6 encodes MSHVAVENALGLDQQLAGLDLNSAADGQGGGVSGRRYIPPHLRNKEASKNAGNAYTSGRYSGYSLPTVRSYSPGWDNGQGNNGFVNGYHDDRDSRMNGGNSFGGRGGSTRGFAYDKDNSVWNKDQRDPYTSFGGRNDRGKSSFYSDRGTGSRGRYDRGGFSSRDGGGSSRWVEDNSRDEDWSKPLSPNERVEQELFSGGNTGINFEKYDDIPVEATGSNCPPHIESFQDVEMGEIIMGNINLTSYTRPTPVQKYAIPIIKSRRDLMACAQTGSGKTAAFLLPVLSQIYTEGPGEALQAAKANPQENGKYGRRKQYPLALILAPTRELALQIYDEARKFAYRSKVRPCVVYGGADIGQQIRDLERGCHLLVATPGRLVDMMERGKIGLEYCKYLVLDEADRMLDMGFEPQIRRIVEQDAMPPKGIRHTMMFSATFPKEIQILARDFLEEYIFLAVGRVGSTSENITQKVVWVEEGDKRSFLLDLLNATVIPSEVQENASEISDKPGKDSLTLVFVETKKGADALEDFLYREGYACTSIHGDRSQRDREEALLQFRSGRCPILVATAVAARGLDISNVKHVINFDLPSDIEEYVHRIGRTGRVGNLGLATSFFNEKNSNITKDLLDILVEAKQEVPSWLESLAYEHQHKSTGRGRSKRFSGGFGARDYRQTSNTANSFGSRGSRPGGGHGGNRGFGGGGGGFGNFYSSDGYGGNYNSQVDWWGN; translated from the exons caggaAATGCTTATACTTCTGGTAGATACAGCGGTTATTCACTCCCCACAGTAAGGAGCT ATTCTCCTGGCTGGGACAATGGACAAGGAAACAATGGCTTTGTGAATGGATATCATGATGATAGGGATTCTAGGATGAATGGTGGCAACAGCtttggaggaagaggaggatccACACGAG GCTTCGCATATGATAAAGATAACTCTGTATGGAACAAAGACCAGAGGGACCCCTACACTAGCTTTGGAGGGCGTAACGATAGAGGAAAGTCCTCTTTCTATAGTGACCGTGGAACTGGGTCAAGAGGAAG GTATGACCGTGGAGGATTTAGCTCCCGGGACGGTGGCGGAAGCAGCCGATGGGTTGAGGACAATTCCCGTGACGAAGATTGGTCAAAACCGCTGTCACCTAATGAACGTGTGGAACA agaGCTTTTCTCTGGAGGCAACACGGGAATTAACTTTGAAAAGTATGATGACATTCCCGTTGAGGCCACTGGCTCCAATTGCCCTCCACATATTGAAAGT TTCCAAGATGTGGAAATGGGAGAAATCATTATGGGTAACATAAATTTAACCAGTTACACTCGACCTACTCCAGTGCAGAAATATGCTATTCCAATAATCAAATCAAGGAGGGACTTGATGGCTTGTGCTCAGACAG GCTCTGGGAAAACTGCAGCGTTTTTACTTCCAGTTctcagccaaatctacactgaaGGTCCAGGAGAGGCTTTACAAGCGGCAAAAGCCAACCCCCAG GAAAATGGAAAATATGGACGCCGTAAACAGTATCCACTCGCTTTGATTCTGGCCCCAACCCGAGAACTGGCACTCCAGATCTATGATGAAGCAAGAAAG tttgccTACCGTTCCAAAGTACGTCCATGTGTAGTATATGGTGGGGCTGACATCGGACAGCAAATTCGTGACCTGGAAAGAGGCTGTCATCTCCTGGTAGCTACTCCTGGCCGTCTTGTAGACATGATGGAGAGGGGAAAGATTGGTCTGGAATATTGCAA gtatCTGGTGCTGGATGAAGCAGACAGAATGCTTGACATGGGTTTTGAACCTCAAATTCGTCGCATTGTTGAGCAAGACGCCATGCCTCCAAAAGGAATCCGTCACACCATGATGTTCAGTGCTACTTTCCCTAAAGAAATCCAG ATCCTTGCTCGTGACTTTCTGGAAGAGTACATTTTCTTGGCTGTGGGCCGTGTTGGGTCCACCTCCGAGAACATCACCCAGAAAGTTGTTTGGGTAGAAGAGGGAGATAAGCGTTCCTTCCTGCTTGATCTGCTGAATGCTACAG TAATTCCGAGTGAGGTTCAGGAAAACGCAAGTGAAATCTCCGACAAACCTG GCAAGGACTCCTTGACTCTGGTATTTGTGGAAACCAAGAAAGGTGCAGATGCCCTTGAGGACTTCTTGTACCGTGAAGGCTATGCTTGCACCAGTATCCATGGAGACCgttcacagagagacagagaggaagcTCTTCTCCAGTTCCGTTCAGGAAGGTGCCCAATTTTGGTGGCCACAGCT GTGGCAGCTCGTGGCTTGGACATTTCTAATGTGAAACATGTGATTAACTTTGATCTTCCAAGTGACATTGAAGAATATGTCCATCGCATTGGCCGTACTGGCCGTGTAGGAAACCTTG GTCTGGCAACCTCATTTTTCAATGAGAAGAACAGTAACATTACCAAGGACCTCCTTGATATTCTAGTTGAAGCCAAACAGGAGGTTCCCTCCTGGCTGGAGAGCCTGGCTTACGAGCACCAGCACAAGAGCACTGGACGTGGGCGTTCCAAGAG GTTTTCTGGTGGATTTGGCGCAAGAGACTATCGTCAGACCAGCAATACTGCCAACAGCTTTGGCAGCCGTGGAAGCCGTCCTGGGGGAGGTCACGGTGGAAACAGAGgatttggtggtggtggtg GTGGCTTTGGAAACTTTTACAGCAGTGACGGTTATGGaggaaactacaactcccagGTTGACTGGTGGGGAAACTGA
- the LOC117405460 gene encoding putative ATP-dependent RNA helicase an3 isoform X3 gives MSHVAVENALGLDQQLAGLDLNSAADGQGGGVSGRRYIPPHLRNKEASKNAGNAYTSGRYSGYSLPTVRSYSPGWDNGQGNNGFVNGYHDDRDSRMNGGNSFGGRGGSTRGDRGGRGGYRGNRGGGSFNQSQPIQNTGFAYDKDNSVWNKDQRDPYTSFGGRNDRGKSSFYSDRGTGSRGRYDRGGFSSRDGGGSSRWVEDNSRDEDWSKPLSPNERVEQELFSGGNTGINFEKYDDIPVEATGSNCPPHIESFQDVEMGEIIMGNINLTSYTRPTPVQKYAIPIIKSRRDLMACAQTGSGKTAAFLLPVLSQIYTEGPGEALQAAKANPQENGKYGRRKQYPLALILAPTRELALQIYDEARKFAYRSKVRPCVVYGGADIGQQIRDLERGCHLLVATPGRLVDMMERGKIGLEYCKYLVLDEADRMLDMGFEPQIRRIVEQDAMPPKGIRHTMMFSATFPKEIQILARDFLEEYIFLAVGRVGSTSENITQKVVWVEEGDKRSFLLDLLNATGKDSLTLVFVETKKGADALEDFLYREGYACTSIHGDRSQRDREEALLQFRSGRCPILVATAVAARGLDISNVKHVINFDLPSDIEEYVHRIGRTGRVGNLGLATSFFNEKNSNITKDLLDILVEAKQEVPSWLESLAYEHQHKSTGRGRSKRFSGGFGARDYRQTSNTANSFGSRGSRPGGGHGGNRGFGGGGGGFGNFYSSDGYGGNYNSQVDWWGN, from the exons caggaAATGCTTATACTTCTGGTAGATACAGCGGTTATTCACTCCCCACAGTAAGGAGCT ATTCTCCTGGCTGGGACAATGGACAAGGAAACAATGGCTTTGTGAATGGATATCATGATGATAGGGATTCTAGGATGAATGGTGGCAACAGCtttggaggaagaggaggatccACACGAGGTGACAGAGGTGGGCGTGGAGGGTATCGTGGCAACAGAGGTGGTGGCTCCTTTAACCAGTCCCAACCAATTCAGAATACAG GCTTCGCATATGATAAAGATAACTCTGTATGGAACAAAGACCAGAGGGACCCCTACACTAGCTTTGGAGGGCGTAACGATAGAGGAAAGTCCTCTTTCTATAGTGACCGTGGAACTGGGTCAAGAGGAAG GTATGACCGTGGAGGATTTAGCTCCCGGGACGGTGGCGGAAGCAGCCGATGGGTTGAGGACAATTCCCGTGACGAAGATTGGTCAAAACCGCTGTCACCTAATGAACGTGTGGAACA agaGCTTTTCTCTGGAGGCAACACGGGAATTAACTTTGAAAAGTATGATGACATTCCCGTTGAGGCCACTGGCTCCAATTGCCCTCCACATATTGAAAGT TTCCAAGATGTGGAAATGGGAGAAATCATTATGGGTAACATAAATTTAACCAGTTACACTCGACCTACTCCAGTGCAGAAATATGCTATTCCAATAATCAAATCAAGGAGGGACTTGATGGCTTGTGCTCAGACAG GCTCTGGGAAAACTGCAGCGTTTTTACTTCCAGTTctcagccaaatctacactgaaGGTCCAGGAGAGGCTTTACAAGCGGCAAAAGCCAACCCCCAG GAAAATGGAAAATATGGACGCCGTAAACAGTATCCACTCGCTTTGATTCTGGCCCCAACCCGAGAACTGGCACTCCAGATCTATGATGAAGCAAGAAAG tttgccTACCGTTCCAAAGTACGTCCATGTGTAGTATATGGTGGGGCTGACATCGGACAGCAAATTCGTGACCTGGAAAGAGGCTGTCATCTCCTGGTAGCTACTCCTGGCCGTCTTGTAGACATGATGGAGAGGGGAAAGATTGGTCTGGAATATTGCAA gtatCTGGTGCTGGATGAAGCAGACAGAATGCTTGACATGGGTTTTGAACCTCAAATTCGTCGCATTGTTGAGCAAGACGCCATGCCTCCAAAAGGAATCCGTCACACCATGATGTTCAGTGCTACTTTCCCTAAAGAAATCCAG ATCCTTGCTCGTGACTTTCTGGAAGAGTACATTTTCTTGGCTGTGGGCCGTGTTGGGTCCACCTCCGAGAACATCACCCAGAAAGTTGTTTGGGTAGAAGAGGGAGATAAGCGTTCCTTCCTGCTTGATCTGCTGAATGCTACAG GCAAGGACTCCTTGACTCTGGTATTTGTGGAAACCAAGAAAGGTGCAGATGCCCTTGAGGACTTCTTGTACCGTGAAGGCTATGCTTGCACCAGTATCCATGGAGACCgttcacagagagacagagaggaagcTCTTCTCCAGTTCCGTTCAGGAAGGTGCCCAATTTTGGTGGCCACAGCT GTGGCAGCTCGTGGCTTGGACATTTCTAATGTGAAACATGTGATTAACTTTGATCTTCCAAGTGACATTGAAGAATATGTCCATCGCATTGGCCGTACTGGCCGTGTAGGAAACCTTG GTCTGGCAACCTCATTTTTCAATGAGAAGAACAGTAACATTACCAAGGACCTCCTTGATATTCTAGTTGAAGCCAAACAGGAGGTTCCCTCCTGGCTGGAGAGCCTGGCTTACGAGCACCAGCACAAGAGCACTGGACGTGGGCGTTCCAAGAG GTTTTCTGGTGGATTTGGCGCAAGAGACTATCGTCAGACCAGCAATACTGCCAACAGCTTTGGCAGCCGTGGAAGCCGTCCTGGGGGAGGTCACGGTGGAAACAGAGgatttggtggtggtggtg GTGGCTTTGGAAACTTTTACAGCAGTGACGGTTATGGaggaaactacaactcccagGTTGACTGGTGGGGAAACTGA
- the LOC117405460 gene encoding putative ATP-dependent RNA helicase an3 isoform X1, with amino-acid sequence MSHVAVENALGLDQQLAGLDLNSAADGQGGGVSGRRYIPPHLRNKEASKNAGNAYTSGRYSGYSLPTVRSYSPGWDNGQGNNGFVNGYHDDRDSRMNGGNSFGGRGGSTRGDRGGRGGYRGNRGGGSFNQSQPIQNTGFAYDKDNSVWNKDQRDPYTSFGGRNDRGKSSFYSDRGTGSRGRYDRGGFSSRDGGGSSRWVEDNSRDEDWSKPLSPNERVEQELFSGGNTGINFEKYDDIPVEATGSNCPPHIESFQDVEMGEIIMGNINLTSYTRPTPVQKYAIPIIKSRRDLMACAQTGSGKTAAFLLPVLSQIYTEGPGEALQAAKANPQENGKYGRRKQYPLALILAPTRELALQIYDEARKFAYRSKVRPCVVYGGADIGQQIRDLERGCHLLVATPGRLVDMMERGKIGLEYCKYLVLDEADRMLDMGFEPQIRRIVEQDAMPPKGIRHTMMFSATFPKEIQILARDFLEEYIFLAVGRVGSTSENITQKVVWVEEGDKRSFLLDLLNATVIPSEVQENASEISDKPGKDSLTLVFVETKKGADALEDFLYREGYACTSIHGDRSQRDREEALLQFRSGRCPILVATAVAARGLDISNVKHVINFDLPSDIEEYVHRIGRTGRVGNLGLATSFFNEKNSNITKDLLDILVEAKQEVPSWLESLAYEHQHKSTGRGRSKRFSGGFGARDYRQTSNTANSFGSRGSRPGGGHGGNRGFGGGGGGFGNFYSSDGYGGNYNSQVDWWGN; translated from the exons caggaAATGCTTATACTTCTGGTAGATACAGCGGTTATTCACTCCCCACAGTAAGGAGCT ATTCTCCTGGCTGGGACAATGGACAAGGAAACAATGGCTTTGTGAATGGATATCATGATGATAGGGATTCTAGGATGAATGGTGGCAACAGCtttggaggaagaggaggatccACACGAGGTGACAGAGGTGGGCGTGGAGGGTATCGTGGCAACAGAGGTGGTGGCTCCTTTAACCAGTCCCAACCAATTCAGAATACAG GCTTCGCATATGATAAAGATAACTCTGTATGGAACAAAGACCAGAGGGACCCCTACACTAGCTTTGGAGGGCGTAACGATAGAGGAAAGTCCTCTTTCTATAGTGACCGTGGAACTGGGTCAAGAGGAAG GTATGACCGTGGAGGATTTAGCTCCCGGGACGGTGGCGGAAGCAGCCGATGGGTTGAGGACAATTCCCGTGACGAAGATTGGTCAAAACCGCTGTCACCTAATGAACGTGTGGAACA agaGCTTTTCTCTGGAGGCAACACGGGAATTAACTTTGAAAAGTATGATGACATTCCCGTTGAGGCCACTGGCTCCAATTGCCCTCCACATATTGAAAGT TTCCAAGATGTGGAAATGGGAGAAATCATTATGGGTAACATAAATTTAACCAGTTACACTCGACCTACTCCAGTGCAGAAATATGCTATTCCAATAATCAAATCAAGGAGGGACTTGATGGCTTGTGCTCAGACAG GCTCTGGGAAAACTGCAGCGTTTTTACTTCCAGTTctcagccaaatctacactgaaGGTCCAGGAGAGGCTTTACAAGCGGCAAAAGCCAACCCCCAG GAAAATGGAAAATATGGACGCCGTAAACAGTATCCACTCGCTTTGATTCTGGCCCCAACCCGAGAACTGGCACTCCAGATCTATGATGAAGCAAGAAAG tttgccTACCGTTCCAAAGTACGTCCATGTGTAGTATATGGTGGGGCTGACATCGGACAGCAAATTCGTGACCTGGAAAGAGGCTGTCATCTCCTGGTAGCTACTCCTGGCCGTCTTGTAGACATGATGGAGAGGGGAAAGATTGGTCTGGAATATTGCAA gtatCTGGTGCTGGATGAAGCAGACAGAATGCTTGACATGGGTTTTGAACCTCAAATTCGTCGCATTGTTGAGCAAGACGCCATGCCTCCAAAAGGAATCCGTCACACCATGATGTTCAGTGCTACTTTCCCTAAAGAAATCCAG ATCCTTGCTCGTGACTTTCTGGAAGAGTACATTTTCTTGGCTGTGGGCCGTGTTGGGTCCACCTCCGAGAACATCACCCAGAAAGTTGTTTGGGTAGAAGAGGGAGATAAGCGTTCCTTCCTGCTTGATCTGCTGAATGCTACAG TAATTCCGAGTGAGGTTCAGGAAAACGCAAGTGAAATCTCCGACAAACCTG GCAAGGACTCCTTGACTCTGGTATTTGTGGAAACCAAGAAAGGTGCAGATGCCCTTGAGGACTTCTTGTACCGTGAAGGCTATGCTTGCACCAGTATCCATGGAGACCgttcacagagagacagagaggaagcTCTTCTCCAGTTCCGTTCAGGAAGGTGCCCAATTTTGGTGGCCACAGCT GTGGCAGCTCGTGGCTTGGACATTTCTAATGTGAAACATGTGATTAACTTTGATCTTCCAAGTGACATTGAAGAATATGTCCATCGCATTGGCCGTACTGGCCGTGTAGGAAACCTTG GTCTGGCAACCTCATTTTTCAATGAGAAGAACAGTAACATTACCAAGGACCTCCTTGATATTCTAGTTGAAGCCAAACAGGAGGTTCCCTCCTGGCTGGAGAGCCTGGCTTACGAGCACCAGCACAAGAGCACTGGACGTGGGCGTTCCAAGAG GTTTTCTGGTGGATTTGGCGCAAGAGACTATCGTCAGACCAGCAATACTGCCAACAGCTTTGGCAGCCGTGGAAGCCGTCCTGGGGGAGGTCACGGTGGAAACAGAGgatttggtggtggtggtg GTGGCTTTGGAAACTTTTACAGCAGTGACGGTTATGGaggaaactacaactcccagGTTGACTGGTGGGGAAACTGA